CAATGAACACATAATCAATGTGCCTGTCGAGCTCCTCCAGTTCCAGGAGAAGGCTATCGACTGCAACTTTCAGCCTAGTTCGGCGGTCATCAGCGTCTGCCAGGTCCACATCTACGGCCGCAAGGTCGATACTTGACGGTACGACCAGCAAGCTTGCGTACTTGTCATTCTGGCGAAGGGTCGACATCATCGTCTTCCTGCCGAGGAACACGTCATACAGTGATGGCATTCCCTCGACTCGCTCAATTCCGAGGGCTGTAGTTGCATTCCCTTGTGGGTCCGAATCCACGACCAGTACTCGAAGTCCGCTTTCGGCCAATGCAGCGGCGAGATTGACCGCCGTGGTGGTCTTGCCAACGCCACCCTTCTGATTGGCTACCGCAACGATCCGAGTCTGCGCGGGGCGTGGGACTGGATGTGCTTGGACGCGCGAGAGCAGCTCCATATCGTGTGCCAGCTCAGATGCGAGCGGCGTGTCCGTTAGGGAGAGCCTGTCCCAATCCGTCTTCGATTCCGAAGTTGTTGCAGTGTTGGCTTTAGCAATTTTCCGGGGATCGCCCATGTTGCCCTTTCTCGTCGTCACAACAAGCTTACTCGAGGTTACAGACGCATTCTCTTGCCCACGCAGCCACGCTCGCGTTTCACGTGAAA
The DNA window shown above is from Changpingibacter yushuensis and carries:
- a CDS encoding ParA family protein, translating into MGDPRKIAKANTATTSESKTDWDRLSLTDTPLASELAHDMELLSRVQAHPVPRPAQTRIVAVANQKGGVGKTTTAVNLAAALAESGLRVLVVDSDPQGNATTALGIERVEGMPSLYDVFLGRKTMMSTLRQNDKYASLLVVPSSIDLAAVDVDLADADDRRTRLKVAVDSLLLELEELDRHIDYVFIDCPPSMSLLPINALIAAKEVLIPVQCEYYALEGLTQLLRTIDSAKQAANPSLEVSTIVLTMASKNTNLSAEVAENVREYFPQQTLDTVIPRSVRIAESPSYGETVISYAPRSSGAIAYLAAANELANRGR